CTGAATTTACCCtgactgtattttaaaaataaattgtccaaATAGCAGGACAATATATGAAGCTTACTGTCTCCCACAGGCAAACTGAGGAGAGAGAAAATCAGCTCACTAACCAGCACTGGAAAGCTGAACTCTCCTTGCAGTCAAAGAAGGAGAAACTTGCCTCCTGCACAGGCATTGGCTCAGACTGCCATCCAATCAGAAGGCTACATGGTGAATGTATTACAGAGCTTCCACTTGTACCGTTCTGGCAGGTATACCAGCTCACAGCTAATACAGAGATTGAACAGTAAATACCCGCCAAAACAGTGCAGTTAAAAGGTCTGGTGGGGTGTTAAGGTATCCACCCCTGAAAACATTCAGTACATGACATTAAGCTTGCATTGacacattttacatgtatttaaagcagaactatctttagaataaaaaaaaaacgtacctttACGTCCACAGAGCCCATAATCCTTCTTGAGCTGTTCTCGATTTGGTTCCGCACCGTCCTGTAACCTTCCTTTGTCCTGGTCCGGAAGAATTGCCAGCACTGCCACCtttgtctgtcttttttctttttctggttatGTCACCAGAAGTTGCACTGTGCAGAcgggagattgggtgacgttgcctgctgtaaatgggaaactCACTGCACATCCATTGAGATTGTGCCTGAGATTgtgcatgcccagaaggagcagcaagaaaCATTCAGGGATATGTGACTTATCCCAAGAGAATTATgtggctctgtgctcctattcaatCTTTACTGCTGTGTCTTATCATCCGGGAGGTATATTGTGTAGCCAGTTCTGATGTTTGCCTGATTTGAAAATGAGCAGCTTTCGaaaaaatggaaggaaaattgtaaaagtaaaggtaaagaTATGAACCTAGAGGACTAGTACCCACTAAATTAAACACATAATGACCTTCTAAAATAATTAAAGGTCAATAATACTCAGTGGGATCATCAGTTATTGAGGTTTTTAAGCATATTTGGCCTTTTACAAAAGTTTAGTGCTGAAATGTGGAAGTGCAAATTTAAAAGGTGGTTTACCAACCTAATGTGCAAAAAGGGAAGATGGTGGGGGTGTAGCTTGAGCATGCATCTTCCCTGAGCTCCTGCCACTTCCTCAGAAGATCTGTCACTGGGCTACTTAACACCCGTGAGAGAGTCATGCTCAGGTTGGGGATATAAAAGTTCATCTAAGATGGTAAGCATGGTACAAAAGATTTTGGAGTTTCTGCACCCTATGGAGCCACAGATGCAGGATGGGAAAACCTGGTTCAGATATCAACAGAATCGAGGCTCAGCTCATGATCGTGAGTTACTCAGCTGTTCTTCAGAATCTTAAAGGCCCCATTGCCAAAGATCCATTGACCTGGTGAGTGGTGTGATCCCTCATTAGGTTGCATGGAACCACAGGTGCACACACATTAAATTAGCCACAacggcttcagaaagtattcaaacctataataatctaatatattattaatattattattattaataaacaggatttataaagcgctaacatattacgcagtgctgtaagtTACATCTATGTAAAGTGGGGCCCCAATGCCTAATACTATCCTACCTATTCACACCCTGGGCATCCATGCCTATTACTATCACCACTATATACACACCCTGGGCACCAATTCCTATTACTATCCCCATTATACACACCCAGGGCACCAATGCCTATTACAATCACAACTATACACACCCTGGGCACCAATGTGCAATAAAATTCCTACTATATACATTCTTCATATTCTCAATACTGCCTCTCAAATTCATATTCTCATTACTGCCCTCAATATACACACCCAGGGCACCGATGCCTTTTACTATTGCCATTATACACACCTAGGGCACCAATTCCTCTTGCTATCCCACCTATACACAACCCAGGCTATGATGCCTATTACTATTCTACCTATACACACCCAGACCTATATATGTTATCTTTacagattatttaaataaaaaaataaattgttgtatgCACAACAATTAATGATTTAATCAGAAAATGGCATTTTCACAAATGGGTTAGCAAATATAATCTACATCTTTCACTTTAATCTAGAAGGGAGCCTACTTTCAAGGCGTAAAGTCTgataacaaacaacaaaattactttccatgcattgtatttttaatgttatctgtaaatgtttttaacatgctTATTTCAGATTTCTCCTCCTAATGAAAATGTGATCATCAAAAACCCTAACAGACCATGGTGGGAAAGATACCAACCAATCAGCTATAAGCTCTGTACCCGATCAGGAGATGAGCAGCAATTTAGAGACATGGTCACCAGATGGAACAATGTGGGGGTATGAAATTGCTAAACTAAAAATAGTGTGTGTTTGtggtagttttcttttttgtgtggtGGGGTACTAGCAATTGGTCATCTGACTTTTAAAATTTCAGTCTTAAGTACATGCTGAACGGTATCTTTGTAATAAAGCTTTAGATCTTCTGGGAACTGTTGCAGAATGGTCAAACTCGTTGTACTGTTGTACTCCTGTATTTTGAGTACTTTCgaaagcaggggtgtagtgataaaaaaagaagaggggtcaCAATACTATCCTTTGTTATGTAAActtgcccgccccactacacctctgcctatgtgtcactcaaagaggaagaaacttcccccagagtgatgtcataataccagaaccctcccactctgccatcacaggtctgagcctgctatgggagagtgggtgggttatgttcagagagacaacccgcccagcaccctgagcctgcaattcaatataggagacgtggtccacggctctggctggtgcgccctccCAATGGGATCCTTCTCCTTACCCTGGCCGGGGTGAACCGGCCAGAGCTGctgaccaccaaagaattccttgcaaaataagagtgggcacacatACCCATTTGCGAAtaaagtgagggcacagcattTCCACCCATGcacgccccactacacccctggttgaaAGCCTTGTAAGCAAAAAATGCATTCAGACTGTTTTGTTACATATTTCCCAATACAACACATGCAAACATGCCAGTGAGCATTATttgcaataatataaatacacatttgttttccaggggaattaatattttaataattttgatatTGAGCAAAAGACCCTAAAAAGGCCGCCAGCCTTACAAAAGATCCTATAAAGGCCACCAGCTTTAGGGAGATGTTTGGCAGAGAACTGATTAGATAAATCAGTAATTTTTCACTTATGCCAAAAAAGTGCCCTTTTCTGTTTCACTAAATTATCCTAACAATACTTGCCTGACATGCTTGGTGGGagcacattttaattttctagCTGTGTTTGTCAGTAATGtggatattacattttatacaatatgtTTTCTAATGCATCATGTTaatttgtatataattgtatttatttatttttataggtttatatttatgttgatGCTGTTATAAACCATATGTGCGGAGCTGGAATTGGAAAAGGAAAATCATCTACTTGTGGCAGCTCATATGATACAAGTACAAGGGAATTCCCAGCTGTACCTTATAGTAGTGCAGATTTTAATGATAATAAGTGTAAAACTAAGAGTGGTGGCATTGAAAACTACAATGATGCCAATCAGGTAGAGTACAGTTTTACTCCTGTGTCATGCTTTTGGATTCATTACCTGTATCAAAAATGTTGTCTAGGAATTGGAAATCAAATTTGACTGAAATTATTCCATTCTCCAAAGTCCTTCAACAATGCAAATATCACAGCTCCAACCACATTAACACTCCTTGGTGTTTTTCACACTACTTAGTCATCAAGCAAAATTAAAGTATTGAGAGCCTCACCCCCCAATGCCAATCATAAAATCAAGGCCTCACCAGCAAACTCATCACTATTTATTGTGGTGTTAAATATGTTTATGGATAGCTAGGTTATATTGGACACTTGTGGTTCTTGCTCTTAGGCTGCACCTTGTTTTAAAACTTCAGAATTCATGGCAGGTTCATTTGGTGATTACTTTACAACTAGTGCATATGTATAGTTAAATTTACACCACATGTGTaacattataatgttttttttaaaacttaatttattaCATGCTAATAAATCCTTATGtcgctatgttttttttttcatacacaaaGGGGAGAGACTGTCAGCTGGTGAGCCTTCTGGATCTAAGAATGGATTCAGAATATGTTCGGACAAgtattgttgaatttttaaataatcttATTGACATTGGAGTGGCAGGTTTCAGAATTGATGCAGCTAAGCATATGTGGCCTGGAGACCTTCTTGCAGTTACCAGGAAACTAAACAACTTGAACACTAGATGGTTCCCCAATGGCACTCAACCTTTTATCTACCAGGAAGTAAGTTTAGCAGAAAACACTGCTGTGTCTACAGTTTGCAAATGTatctattacactggtcaacaaacatttacttgccaaacaaaataaagtcattttaggttatgtttgatgcacagaatCGAAATATGggattggttttgctagattggttctagtttttgaattaatgacctcaataataatcccagcaaaattaaactagatatgcctacatatacaaatttaaatttttgaaataattattgtcaatattttctatttctagtatatttacagaactaatcacaaagaagtcattaaaaactctgtatgatttctttttatgctgatgatcggGACAATCACATtcaaggctccagcagtagtctgccataaTATGtctatctgccctgatacctttcttccatcacctttatatcttgatggaacgtctacctttgttcctcactgaaattgccaaggttttctggacattttttggaaatggctatagagatagtgtacctttatgctcatagtagcacccacaatTTTAAAGTTTCAGAGCAAGTTTTTTAcaagttcttcataattttgtaccTTATGATTACCCAAGAACTTCTAGACAacaatgacatagctgtgccaggcagaaactccagtatcagtcatgtaacttgtggaatttaaatcatttatcaatttacgaatctggggtccattaaagattcctgcttttgATTTTTCTGTACTCAAtacagggaagaatctacaaatgtattttgagcaatcaccgtccttgttcgcAGCTCTAAACAAATTGCtccattaatcccaactttatgtgtagtggagggtgAATGATTTTTGTccttgtcaaccattggctcgttaatgatgttcgctgcaccttttttcatgttttcccatggaggtcacttttttccagtgatcctgctttgctctactatcccacaagcagatgaaacatggctactttgtgtatccactttgctgtccaagtaggaagtttaccatttttaaatcaacacatatggaccattggtgttaaTGACAGCAAAGCTTTTgaaagaccatttggatattttctttAAGGTTAGGTTTTactgagtgaccaattggaattgatgcatagcagttgtcattatgcagtaaaacagatttcaaacttcgagtgaaACTGTCTacgaaaagccgccagtcttctgctcggtattctggtactcccatatgggctagtagtccagggatgttacaacaatacacaaagtctccatcttcactgaaatatggtaggagtgtcacctctcttgtcctataaaccgttattttaacttctcagacagttcttttcttttagcctggatgctaaaagttcagatgcttgttttgaaagacctaggtcacataataaatcaatgagctcttcttgggagaactgctggtttgatgaaacacttccttcatatttagTTCCACTGCTAACTCTTGGATTACACTCCAAGCCCTGTATATCCTATAtatgtactgaacactggtatgggaacatcagaaCCATGCGGTCATCTTGTTCAGTCCAAATCAggatactcccacttgtttttcttgtaacaattcaAACCCTtttcattcacagcacaaaaataacaatcattatgatgacctttgggctctcgccataccataggtacaacaaattacaaacttttcagttttccgcttttccactgacgtagacactctacaaaaGTTTTGAATACATATgaggagcccaatacttatcttggtcacccagtttaataccaaaatatgcaaaatatgcttgtttcacaaattcggtaatgtttcttttctgtttttgctgagaatattcaccactaGTGTACCAAAaaacattagggtcatttaaacaacttcttcttgaagaattcatatttctgtaaaaaaaaaaaaaaaaaaagaaaatgtatgaataaaaagaaggcaaataaaaaattcatgaaaataatgctacatttaataaataaaaatgcaaaacaccggtgtaaataaagattgacaaTATTAtgctgttaacatttgttgttggtaaaattgtttattccaattcctgtatcacaagaactagagccaacttaatgaaactgatgtaatttctggattcagaagacctcaaatacactaaatatattgaaaaatccttggcaagtgaaaagaaATTTTTTGTTGAGCCTCCTTATTGATGAAAGAGCATCATATAAGGGTTGGAACACATGATATTAAGAAATATAGGAACTGCCATAGCTAACTTGTGCTGAATACTTTAGGATCTTCATCCCCATTTTCACTCCTTTAGCTTTTAAGTCTGCTAAGTCAGAAATGTGTGTTAAGTTAAATGGGAAAACTCCAATAACATGACTTCAATGTCCCAGAACACTGCTTGTGATTAGGAAAATGCTCCATCATACTGTATAAGTTGGTAATTGCCAATGTTTCATACTGCCTAATAGACTCAACTACTAGATAGACAATAAAGTTTCCttgtgaaaggtccactttaagcatatttagcttagtaaatagtGGGATAGTATGGTAATAGAAGTTTATTTTGAGCAAATATTCTGTAGAAACTAAAATGATTATCTTGCAGGTGATAGACTTGGGTGGAGAAGCCATTTCAGCAAGTGAATATACCAGCATTGGCCGTGTCACAGAATTCAAATACGGGGCCAAACTTGGAACTGTGATCCGCAGATTGAATGGAGAAAAGATGGCTTACCTCAAGTAAGCTTAAGACATGAAACAAAGTGCACAATATTTCCTGTTAGATGCGTAATGTACAACTGTTTTTCATACAGGAACTGGGGAGAAGGCTGGGGATTCATGCCTAATGATAGAGCCGTGGTGTTTGTTGATAATCATGACAACCAGAGAGGACATGGTGCTGGAGGAGCCTCCATCCTTACTTTCTGGGATGCTCGGTAAAGTATATCTGTTAATACATAGAGCACCtggtaaatacaatttttttcttgtggAATTCATTAGCTTACATTGTTTAAGGCTTCCTTCATAACCAAGTTTGCAATACTTCATATCTTTGAGGACTTCAGCAAGTGTCCCTCCGATTTTGAATGAAAGTATACCACatgtaaatacaattaaaatacaatttacaaataattgCGGTGCAGAAAAAACATGCTGTGATATAGATAAAGTctatatttacaatgaaaaaacatgGCAGCTCTAAAAATTCACCCCTAACACTGTGGGAATACTTTCTCAATAATGCTAATGTATTGAATTAGTGCCATTCTACCTTCTCTGGTAATAATCCTGGGAAGCATTGAAAGTGATTGATTAGTTATTTTCTGGCTACCATAATGAAACTGGTACAGACTAgaagaaccctaggattccacaaaaCTCTGGTACACAATTCATTAACTTGTTTTTCCCTCTGTTTAGGGTCTCTCCACACTCTCCTTCATCTATCAGTTCTCTCTGTGTAAAGCTTTTGTGAATATGGAGTTGCTAGAATATCGGACTCTGTTTTTACTGTGTTACGATGAGCAGTGTGTTACCAGATTGCAAATAATACACAACTTTATGTAGTGGGAAAAAAGGTTAAGCATATAGAATTCTTTAAAACCATCACAACAATAACCTTCTAGAAATAATAAGCATAAG
This portion of the Pyxicephalus adspersus chromosome 8, UCB_Pads_2.0, whole genome shotgun sequence genome encodes:
- the LOC140336721 gene encoding pancreatic alpha-amylase-like; this encodes MMRMMLEFVVVAVLAGFSSAQFNPNVKCGRTSIVHLFEWRWEDIAEECDRYLGPNGFGGVQISPPNENVIIKNPNRPWWERYQPISYKLCTRSGDEQQFRDMVTRWNNVGVYIYVDAVINHMCGAGIGKGKSSTCGSSYDTSTREFPAVPYSSADFNDNKCKTKSGGIENYNDANQGRDCQLVSLLDLRMDSEYVRTSIVEFLNNLIDIGVAGFRIDAAKHMWPGDLLAVTRKLNNLNTRWFPNGTQPFIYQEVIDLGGEAISASEYTSIGRVTEFKYGAKLGTVIRRLNGEKMAYLKNWGEGWGFMPNDRAVVFVDNHDNQRGHGAGGASILTFWDARLYKMAVGFMLAHPYGFTRIMSSFRWPRNFVNNQDGNDWVGPPSYKNGSTMAVPINEDTTCGSGWVCEHRWRQIKNMVIFRNVVDGQSLINWWDNGHNQVAFGRGRAGFIVFNNDNMDMDVTLYTGLPSGKYCDIISGQKEGDGCTGKQISVSDTGIANFIIKSSDEDPFVAIHVNAQI